In the Butyricicoccus intestinisimiae genome, AGCTGCAAACTGGCCGACCTTCTGCTTATCCGGACCAGAGATGATGATCTTGTTGGTACCCTCAACAGTGATGGTGATGCCGTCAATCTCATCAAACGTTACCGGATGGGAATAACCCAGGTTCATGGTCAGGGTCTTGCCGGACTTGGATACACGGTAGCCAACGCCGTTAACCTCGAGAACCTTCTGGAAGCCCTCGGTTACACCAATAACCATGTTGTTGATCAGGGAACGGGACAGACCATGCAGTGCACGGTTCTGCTTCTCGTCATTCGAACGAGATACGGTGATGGTGTTGCCTTCTACAGCAACATGCATTGCCGGATGGATCTCACGGGTCAGGGTGCCGTTCTTGCCCTTGACGGTGATGGTGTTGCCGTCGAGCTTTACCTCAACGCCTTCCGGTACTGTGATCGGTGCTCTACCAATTCTAGACATTCTCAGTACCTCCCCTTACCATACAAATGCAAGGACTTCGCCGCCGACATTCAGCTCGCGAGCCTTCTTGTCGGTCATAACGCCCTTAGATGTGGAAATGATGGCAATACCCAGGCCGCGCAGTACCTGCGGCAGCTCCTGAGCACCTGCGTATACACGCAGGCCCGGCTTGGAAACGCGCTTCAGGCCGGTGATTGCCTTCTCATTGTTGTTGTACTTCAGTGTGATGTGGATGGTGCCCTGACCGCCCTCGATTACCTTGAAGTCCTTGATATAGCCTTCGTCCAGAAGAATCTGTGCAATAGCCTTCTTCATGCCGGAAGCCGGGACATCAACAGTAGCGTGGCGTGCAGTGCCCGCATTTCTGATGCGGGTAAGCATATCCGCGATCGGATCTGTGATCTGCATTACTTTGTCCTCCTTACAGAAGTTAGAGAGTGATTCTCTCCACTTTTCCGGGCTGAAACAGATAAATTCAGCCGCGGGCGGGTTTACAGAAATGATATAGAGAAACAGTTAACGGTAGATCCTGTGATCTCCGTTAGCTGTTTTTCACAAAAATGAATTACCAGGATGCCTTCTTTACGCCCGGGATCTGGCCCTTGTAAGCCAGCTCACGGAAGCAAATACGGCAGATGCCATAGTTGCGCAGGTAAGCGTGCGGACGACCGCAAATCTTGCAGCGGTTGTAAGCACGAGTAGAGAACTTCGGCTTTGCCTGCTGCTTGAGAACCATAGACTTCTTAGCCATTTTCTACTCCTCCTTACTTTGCGAACGGAGCGCCCAGAGCAGACAGCAGCTCACGAGCCTCTTCGTCGGTGTTTGCAGTGGTTACAATTGCAATGTCCATGCCGCGAATCTTATCGATCTGATCGTACTCGATTTCCGGGAAGATCAGCTGTTCCTTCAGGCCGATTGCGTAGTTGCCGCGACCGTCGAAGGAGTTCGGGTTGATACCACGGAAGTCACGTACACGCGGGAGAGCGATGTTGAAGAAACGATCCAGGAACTCCCACATACGGTCGCCGCGCAGCGTTACGCGAACGCCTACCGGCATGCCCTCACGCAGACGGAAGTTTGCGATGGACTTCTTTGCGCGGGTTACAACGGCGTGCTGACCGGTGATCATGGTGATGTCACGAACGATTGCGTCAAGTACCTTGGAGTTGCCGTTTGCTTCTGCACCGCAGCCGACGTTGATAACGATCTTGTCGAGCTTCGGGATCTGCATAACGCTCTTGTACTCAAACTTCTTCATCAGAGCAGGAGCAACCTCTGCCTGATATTTATCCTTTAATACTGGCATTTGTTACAACCTCCTCAATTAGTATGCTTCGCCGCAATGCTTGCACACGCGAACCTTGGAGCCATCCTCCAGGAACTTGTGAGCCGGACGGGTCTTCTTGTTGCACTTCGGGCAAACAGCCATTACCTTGCAGGCACGGATTGCGCCTTCGCGCTTAACGATACCGCCGGTCTCGCCCTGACGGCGCGGCTTGACATGGGTGGTGAGCATGTTAACGCCCTCGATCACTACCTGACCCTTCTTCGGGTTTACAGAGATGATCTTGCCACTCTTGCCCTTTTCCTTACCGGAAAGAACGACTGCGGTGTCGCCCTTCTTTACATGCAGAGTATTCATTAACGGACGACCTCCTTACAGTACTTCCGGAGCCAGAGACAGGATCTTCATGAAGTCCTTGTCACGCAGCTCTCTTGCCACAGGCCCAAAGATACGGGTGCCCTGCGGGTTTTTGTCTTCACGAATGATGACTGCTGCATTCTCGTCGAAACGGATGTAGCTGCCATCTGCACGGCGCAGGCCCTTGCGGGAACGGACGATAACGGCCTTAACGACCTGGCCCTTCTTTACGCCGCCGCCCGGTGTGCACTTGCGAACCGAGCATACGATGATGTCACCGATGTTGCCATACTTACGTGCGGAGCCGCCCAGAACACGGATGCACTTCAGTTCCTTGGCACCGCTGTTGTCAGCAGCACGGAGAAATGTTTCCTGCTGAATCATGTGCGCTCCTCCTTACTTAGCCTTTTCGATGATCTCTACAAGTCTCCAACGCTTGTCCTTGGACAGCGGGCGAGTCTCCATAACCTCAACGGTGTCGCCTACGCGGCACTCGTTGTTCTCGTCATGAGCCTTCAGCTTGTAGGTTCTCTTGATAATCTTCTTATAAAGCGGATGCTGTACGCTGTCCGCGATAGCAACGACAATCGTCTTGTCCATCTTGTCAGAAACGACCTTGCCGACTCTTGTCTTGCGGAAAGTTCTATCAGCCATTTGTAGTTACCTCCCTTACGCCTTTTCCGTCAGCTGATGCTCACGGAGAATAGTGTTGACTCTGGCAATATCGCGCTTAACTTCTGCGATTCTCGTCGGGTTGTCGAGCTGGTTGGTCGCATTCTGCAGACGCAGGTTGAAGAGGTCCTTCTTCAGGTCGGTGAGCTTAACTTCCAGCTCTTCAACACTCAGCTCTCTGATCTCTT is a window encoding:
- the rplF gene encoding 50S ribosomal protein L6, producing MSRIGRAPITVPEGVEVKLDGNTITVKGKNGTLTREIHPAMHVAVEGNTITVSRSNDEKQNRALHGLSRSLINNMVIGVTEGFQKVLEVNGVGYRVSKSGKTLTMNLGYSHPVTFDEIDGITITVEGTNKIIISGPDKQKVGQFAAEVREKRPPEPYKGKGIKYADEHIRRKEGKTGAKKK
- the rpsH gene encoding 30S ribosomal protein S8, coding for MQITDPIADMLTRIRNAGTARHATVDVPASGMKKAIAQILLDEGYIKDFKVIEGGQGTIHITLKYNNNEKAITGLKRVSKPGLRVYAGAQELPQVLRGLGIAIISTSKGVMTDKKARELNVGGEVLAFVW
- a CDS encoding type Z 30S ribosomal protein S14, whose translation is MAKKSMVLKQQAKPKFSTRAYNRCKICGRPHAYLRNYGICRICFRELAYKGQIPGVKKASW
- the rplE gene encoding 50S ribosomal protein L5, translated to MPVLKDKYQAEVAPALMKKFEYKSVMQIPKLDKIVINVGCGAEANGNSKVLDAIVRDITMITGQHAVVTRAKKSIANFRLREGMPVGVRVTLRGDRMWEFLDRFFNIALPRVRDFRGINPNSFDGRGNYAIGLKEQLIFPEIEYDQIDKIRGMDIAIVTTANTDEEARELLSALGAPFAK
- the rplX gene encoding 50S ribosomal protein L24, with amino-acid sequence MNTLHVKKGDTAVVLSGKEKGKSGKIISVNPKKGQVVIEGVNMLTTHVKPRRQGETGGIVKREGAIRACKVMAVCPKCNKKTRPAHKFLEDGSKVRVCKHCGEAY
- the rplN gene encoding 50S ribosomal protein L14, which codes for MIQQETFLRAADNSGAKELKCIRVLGGSARKYGNIGDIIVCSVRKCTPGGGVKKGQVVKAVIVRSRKGLRRADGSYIRFDENAAVIIREDKNPQGTRIFGPVARELRDKDFMKILSLAPEVL
- the rpsQ gene encoding 30S ribosomal protein S17; the encoded protein is MADRTFRKTRVGKVVSDKMDKTIVVAIADSVQHPLYKKIIKRTYKLKAHDENNECRVGDTVEVMETRPLSKDKRWRLVEIIEKAK
- the rpmC gene encoding 50S ribosomal protein L29; translated protein: MKAKEIRELSVEELEVKLTDLKKDLFNLRLQNATNQLDNPTRIAEVKRDIARVNTILREHQLTEKA